From Toxorhynchites rutilus septentrionalis strain SRP chromosome 2, ASM2978413v1, whole genome shotgun sequence, a single genomic window includes:
- the LOC129764218 gene encoding clavesin-2 — protein sequence MTTTRVILSLPWSSGNSEKLRGDYFQDTGVTDAVMKIARKELREDKLIREQSLEQMREWLRQNQDVENVRTDDLFLLRFLRTKKFSVFMAQQMLLKYLNLRKIQCHLMHDLDYLSPRLNKLINDGYILASPVRDKYGRRVIIGFARNFNPAEHDNTDMARVNSITYETLMEDPQTQITGVIHVGDFKGMTAAHVTCWNPTEFLRMLKWGEQSLPMRHKEIHLVNVPSAVKYVIDAGKSIITKKMKERLQVHVTVQDLCKKVDPACLPKEMGGSIPLVDMIESWKQELATKRNTLIALDNMRILSDRGILSRNGSDRNNNGYGTLGMETMTGSFRKLEVD from the exons ATGACGACCACCAGGGTAATTCTAAGCTTACCGTGGAGTAGCGGCAACAGCGAAAAGCTGCGGGGCGACTACTTCCAGGATACGGGCGTAACGGATGCGGTAATGAAAATAGCTCGCAAAGAGCTACGCGAGGACAAACTGATCCGTGAGCAATCACTGGAGCAGATGCGCGAATGGCTCCGCCAAAACCAGGACGTGGAAAACGTCCGCACGGATGATCTGTTTTTGTTGCGATTTTTGCGCACCAAGAAATTCAGCGTCTTCATGGCCCAACAGATGCTGCTGAAGTACCTGAACTTGCGTAAAATCCAGTGTCATCTAATGCACGATCTGGACTATTTGTCACCAAGGTTGAACAAGCTCATCAATGATGGTTACATTCTCGCATCGCCAGTGCGAGACAAATACGGCAGACGAGTCATTATCGGATTTGCAA GGAACTTCAACCCAGCTGAACACGACAACACGGATATGGCTCGAGTGAACTCCATTACGTACGAGACACTAATGGAGGATCCACAGACCCAGATAACGGGTGTCATTCACGTTGGCGACTTCAAGGGTATGACAGCGGCGCATGTCACTTGCTGGAATCCAACCGAATTCCTGCGCATGTTGAAATGGGGTGAACAATCGCTTCCGATGcgtcataaggaaatccatctGGTAAATGTCCCGTCTGCAGTGAAATACGTGATTGACGCAGGAAAATCGATCATTACCAAAAAGATGAAAGAAAGGCTACAG GTTCACGTTACTGTACAAGATCTTTGCAAGAAGGTTGATCCCGCCTGTCTGCCCAAGGAGATGGGAGGCAGCATCCCTCTGGTGGATATGATTGAGAGCTGGAAGCAGGAGTTGGCGACCAAGCGAAACACGTTGATTGCGCTGGACAATATGAGAATCCTGAGCGATCGGGGTATCCTCTCGCGGAATGGATCTGATCGCAATAACAACGGTTATGGTACGCTCGGAATGGAAACGATGACCGGAAGCTTCCGGAAACTGGAGGTCGATTGA